In one bacterium genomic region, the following are encoded:
- a CDS encoding addiction module antidote protein: FSSDLIQERHTVIIRLATLGDIARAKGMTQVARDTGLSRESLYKALSGDRSPGFDTILKVIGALGLELHASPAHAFAARFAGQSAAYRA; this comes from the coding sequence CTTTTCATCAGATTTAATTCAGGAACGGCACACGGTCATAATTCGGTTGGCAACACTCGGCGACATTGCGCGTGCCAAGGGTATGACACAGGTGGCCCGGGATACCGGCCTTTCACGCGAAAGTTTGTATAAAGCATTATCTGGTGACCGCAGCCCTGGCTTCGATACGATTCTCAAAGTGATAGGAGCATTAGGGCTTGAATTACACGCTAGTCCGGCCCACGCATTTGCCGCCCGGTTCGCGGGTCAGTCAGCAGCATATCGAGCGTGA